The following is a genomic window from Haloterrigena alkaliphila.
ACCGTCGAGGACCACCCCGATGTGGCGGCCTGCGAGGTCGTCGGCGCCCCGCACCCGCGTCACGGCGAGGTGCCGGTCGCGTTCGTCGTCCCGAACGAGGCTGGCGACGCCGGCGAACCGGCCGCCGTCGAACCGTCCGTCGGGGACCTCGAGGCGTTCCTCGAGGATCGCGTGGCCGACTACAAGGTGCCCGCGGCGTTCGAGTTCGTCGACGCGTTCCCGATGACCGAGGGACCGAACGGCGAGAAGGTCCAGAAGACGGCGTTGCGCGATCGGGTGCGAGACCGGTTTCGCGAGTGACTCGTCCCGACCAGGCGTGCCGAACTACCGGCGACGGGGCCGCCGGGCCGATGCTCACCCGTCCTCGGAGAAGGCGAGCGCTTCGTCGGTCCGATCGCCGTCGCTCTCGTCGCGGCCGCGGGCCGGACCGCCTGCCGACCGCCGGCTGAGCTGTCGTTGCGGGTACGGGATCACGATCCCCTCGCGGTCGTACGCGGTCTTGATCGCGTGGATGACCGCCCGCTTGGCCTGCCACTTCGCGCGGACGTTCGGCGGCTTGATCCAGAACCGACACTCGAGGGTGACCGCCGAGTCGCCGAACGCCGTCGGGACGACCTCCGGTTTCGGCGCCGGCGCCACGTGCTCGACGGCCTCGATCGCCTCGAGCGCGATCGACTCCGCTCGCTCGAGGTCGGTCTCGTAGTCGACGCCGACCTCCTGGCGGAGCCGCAGCCGGTTGCGCTTCGTGCGGTTGATCACCGTGTGACTCGAGACGCGGTCGTTGGGCAGCACCACGGTCTCGCCGTCGAAGCTCCGCAGCCGCGTGTTGATGACCGTGATGTCGACGACGATTCCGTCGTGGCCGTCGATGTGGACCCAGTCGCCGATCTCGAACGGCTGCGAGAACATCAACACGAAGCCGGCGATCAGCGATCCCAGCGTCTGGCGCGCCGCCAGACCGATGACGATACCCAGAAAGCCCGCCCCCACGAGCAGCCCGCCGAGATCGACGTTCCACAGCGAGAGCGCGGCCAGCCCGGCGGCGATGAAGAGACAGAGCTGCAGGATCCGGAAGACTACCCCCTCCTGATGAGCCGTGACGTAGTTGGCGTCGGCGAGCCACGAGTCGAGTCGCTGCTCGAGATATCTGGTTCCGGCGACGGCACCGAGGAGGAGCCCCACGGTGACGAGGAGACGGACGAACGTGGGGATCGCGGCGACGAGCACCGAAACCGCCGTCGACGAGAGCCACGCGTACCCCCAGACGACGAGCAGGATCAGCGCCGTCCCTCCGAAGACCAGCAGTTGAAGCGTTCGGATGACCGCGTGGGCCGGGAACGGCACGTCGACCAGTTCGTCGACCGCCTTGAGTTTGCCCTCGACGTCGCGCTCGCGAAGCGCTCGGCGGACGACCCCGGCGCTCCGGCGAACGACGGTCGGTGCGAGCACGAAGCCGAACGCGAACGCGAGAAGCAGAACGCCGACGCTGACCGCCATACGCCCTTCCGTAGTCGCGATCGCCTCGAGGGAAGATCGCAGCGCTTCGGTACGCCGGAACACGGTTCGTACTCGACTCTCCCGGTCTCGACAAAGAAGCTGCCGGCCGATCGGGGCCGACTCCGCCGTTCATCCGGGGTCGCGATGTAAGGGGACTGATGTCAGCTGCTGAATCGAGCGGCGACGTCGTCCTCATCGGCGGCGGTGGCGCGATCATAGGGCTACTCGAGGCGTACTGATCGGGCCGCCCTCGCACTCGAGCCAGTCCCTGCACCCGTCTTCGAGACGTTTACTTACCGTCCGTTCGGACTAGCAGCAAATGACGCTGTACTCGCGGGTCCGGCCCCTCGCGTTCAAGTTGCCGGCCGAGACGGCCCACGATCTCGGCAAGCGAACGCTCCGGGCGGCCCAGTCGACGCGGCCGACGCGGGCGGCCCTCGCCGCCGCCTACCGGTACGACCACCCCGCCCTCGAGGTCGACCTGTTCGGCTCGACGTTCCCGAACCCGGTCGGGATCGCGGCCGGCTTCGACAAGAACGCCGAGGTGACCCACGCCCTCGAGGCGCTGGGCTTCGGCTTCGTCGAGATCGGCACCGTCACGCCCTACCCGCAAGCGGGTAACGACCGCCCCCGGCTGTTCCGCCTGCGGGAGGACGAGGGGATGATCAACCGGATGGGCTTCAACGGGCAGGGAATGGAGCGCGTGAAGTCGCGACTCGAGGCCGACGGCACGCCAGAGTTCCCGCTGGGCGTCAACGTCGGGAAGATGAACTCCTCGACCGAGGAAGAAGCGATCGAAGACTACCGCCGCGTCTTCGATCGGCTCTCGCCGTTCGCCGACTACGTCGTCGTCAACGTCTCCTGCCCCAACACGCCCGACGAGTTCGACGAGGCCTCGCCCGACCACCTCCGGGCGATCTTCGAGACCCTCGAGGCCGAAAACGAGGGGGACGTCCCCCTGCTCGTGAAGATCGGTCCCGACGAACCCGAGGAGTCGGTCCTCGAGCTGGTCGATATCGTCCGGGAGTTCGACCTCGACGGCATCGTGGCGACGAACACGTCGACGACCCGCGAGAGACTCGAGTCGCCGAACCGCGAGGAGTGGGGCGGCCTCAGCGGGACGCCCATCGAAGACCGATCGACCGACGTGATCCGAACGATCGCCGACTACACCGACTGCGACCTCCCGATCGTCGGCGTCGGCGGCGTCGACTCGGCCGAAAGCGCCTACGAGAAGATCCGCGCCGGCGCCTCGCTCGTGCAACTCTACACCGGGTTCGTCTACGAGGGGCCGTCGACGGCAAAGCGAATCAACGAGGGGCTGGTCGCGTTGCTCGAGCGCGACGGCTTCGCGTCGGTCGAAGACGCTGTCGGGGCGGACCTCGCGTAGGACGCGCCGCCCTCGAGTAGCGGGGACCGGGACCGACGTTCAGTCGGCGGGCTCGGCGTCGTCGATCGCGTCGTCGAGCCCGTGCAGTTCCGCGGGGCCGACGGCCTCGTCGGCGCGTTCCGCCCGGATCTCCCGGCTCGTCGAGTCCTCCTCTTGAGACTCGACGACGGGGTCGGTGTCACCGTCGGTCACGGAGAGGTACACCGACCGAAGCTCCGCGGTCTTGTCCGCTCGGTCCGTCTCGCGATCCTCGTCCGCATCGGATTCGGATTCCGTCATGGATGGCGACCGTCATCGAATCCGATCGAACGGACGAGGAATATAAACCGACTGCCGCTTTCACGGAGTGAGAATTACCAAGTGTAACGACACCCGTTTTCGCGGGGACGTTACGACCCGTCGACGTCGACTCGAGTCCCGTACCCCGACTCGCCGACGACCGCGCCGTCTTCGTAAACGACCTCGCCGCGGACGACGGTCGCCACTGCCTTCCCGGTGAACGACTCCCCGACGAACGGCGTCACGCAGTTCTTCGAGTGGAGTTCGTCGCTCTCCTCGAGCGTCCACTCGCGGTCCGGGTCGACGATCGTGAAGTCGGCGTCGGTGCCGACCTGCAGCGATCCCTTCCGGGGATACATCCCCCAGACCTGGGCTGGACGGGCCGAATGGCGGCGGACCCACTCCTCGAGCGTGAGTCGACCCTCGTTCACGAACGTCAGCATGACCGGAATCTCGGTCTCGAGGCCGACGAAGCCCGAGATGGCGTCCCACGTGTTGCCGAAGGGATCGTCCACCTTCTTCTCCTCGGGGGTGTGGGGCGCGTGATCGGTCGCGATGCAGTCGATCGCGCCGTCGTCGATGCCGACGCGCCAGAGTCGCTCTCGCTCCTCGGCGTTCCGAATCGGCGGCTGGATGCGGGCCGGGTTCCCTTTCTCACGCATGACCTCCTCGGTGAACCAGAGGTAGTGGGGCGTCGTCTCGGCGGTGACGTCGACTCCCCGCTCTTTACCGCGGGTGACGGCCTCGGCGGCCGATCCCGAGGAGACGTGAAACATGTGAACCTTGGCGCCGGTCTCCTCGGCGAAGGTGACCATTCGCTCGACCGCTTCCCGCTCGGCGATCACGGGCCGGGAGTGGGAGTGATCGATGGGCTCGTTCCGCCCTTCGGCCCTGAACTTCTCCGTGTAGTGGTCGATGATTTCGCCGTTCTCCTCGTGGAATCCCAGCCGTTTGCCCGTCTCGCGGATTTGCTCCATCGCCTCGAGGATCTCGCCGTCGTTCGGCGGGAGAACGTCACCCACCGTCGAGCCGAGGAAGATCTTGAATCCGAGCGCGCCCGCCTCGTCGATGTCGGGGATCAGGTCGAGATTTTCGGAGGTGACGACGGCGTAGCTCTGGAAATCGACGTGGGCCGACGCCTCGCCGCGCTCGAATTTGAGTTCGAGGTGGTCGGGCCGGTCGATAACCGGGTCCGTGTTGGGCATCCCGACGACGGTCGTCACGCCGCCGGCCGCGGCGGCCCGCGTCGCGGACTCCCAGTCTTCCTTGTACTCGAGGCCGGGCTCTCGGTTGTGAATGTGGCAGTCGACGATACCCGGCACCAGCACGTTCCCCTCGCCGTCGACGACGCGGACCGCGTCGGGAAGCCGGTCGCTGCGGCCGACGGCGACGATCTCACCGTCCTCGACGGCGACGCCCGAATCGGGCGAGCGGCCGGCGGGCGTGACGACGGTGCAGTTTCGCACGACCAGATCGACGGTCATTGCCGTGAGGTTGCCGAGGGCGGCGCATATAGCTTCCCCAACCGAGTCACGTCGCTTCGCCCGGACGGTCGTCCCAGTTCTGGGTGGAGAACGCCGATCCGGTGCCGTAATCAGTGGTTTACGGGATTCGTCCCGCGGAAACGCGGGGGTACGAATCGGATACTAAACAGCGGGCGACTGGTGGGAGGACACAATGGATTCAGCCGCGATTCGCGACAGGACGGTGCTCGTCACCGGTGGGGCGGGCTTTATCGGGAGTCATCTCGTCGAGGCACTGACGCCGCACAACGACGTGCGGGTCCTCGACAACTTCTCGTCGGGCGACCGAGCGTACCTGCCCGAGGACGTGACGGTCGTCGAGGGGGATATCGGCGATCCGATCGCCCTCCAGCAGGCGGCCCGCGGCGTCGATATCATCTTCCACCACGCCGCGATGGTCAGCGTCTCTCGCAGCGTCGACGCCCCCCGGCAGAGCAACGAGACGAACCTCGACGCGAGCCTGCTCGTCCTCGAGCAGGCACGCCAGGAGGACGCCCGGGTCGTCGCCGCCTCGAGCGCCGCGGTCTACGGCCACCCCGACGAGCTGCCGGTCTCCGAGTCGGCGGCGACCGAACCGACGTCGCCGTACGGCATCCAGAAACTCGCGCTCGACCAGTACGCCCGGCGCTACGCGGAGCTGTACGATCTGGAGACGGTCGCGCTGCGGTACTTCAACGCCTACGGCCCGCGTCAGCAGGGCCCCTACAGCGGCGTCATCTCGACGTTTCTCGAGCAGGCGCGCGCGGGCGAGCCGATCACCATCGAGGGCGACGGCCAGCAGACCCGGGACTTCG
Proteins encoded in this region:
- the allB gene encoding allantoinase AllB encodes the protein MTVDLVVRNCTVVTPAGRSPDSGVAVEDGEIVAVGRSDRLPDAVRVVDGEGNVLVPGIVDCHIHNREPGLEYKEDWESATRAAAAGGVTTVVGMPNTDPVIDRPDHLELKFERGEASAHVDFQSYAVVTSENLDLIPDIDEAGALGFKIFLGSTVGDVLPPNDGEILEAMEQIRETGKRLGFHEENGEIIDHYTEKFRAEGRNEPIDHSHSRPVIAEREAVERMVTFAEETGAKVHMFHVSSGSAAEAVTRGKERGVDVTAETTPHYLWFTEEVMREKGNPARIQPPIRNAEERERLWRVGIDDGAIDCIATDHAPHTPEEKKVDDPFGNTWDAISGFVGLETEIPVMLTFVNEGRLTLEEWVRRHSARPAQVWGMYPRKGSLQVGTDADFTIVDPDREWTLEESDELHSKNCVTPFVGESFTGKAVATVVRGEVVYEDGAVVGESGYGTRVDVDGS
- a CDS encoding mechanosensitive ion channel family protein; the encoded protein is MAVSVGVLLLAFAFGFVLAPTVVRRSAGVVRRALRERDVEGKLKAVDELVDVPFPAHAVIRTLQLLVFGGTALILLVVWGYAWLSSTAVSVLVAAIPTFVRLLVTVGLLLGAVAGTRYLEQRLDSWLADANYVTAHQEGVVFRILQLCLFIAAGLAALSLWNVDLGGLLVGAGFLGIVIGLAARQTLGSLIAGFVLMFSQPFEIGDWVHIDGHDGIVVDITVINTRLRSFDGETVVLPNDRVSSHTVINRTKRNRLRLRQEVGVDYETDLERAESIALEAIEAVEHVAPAPKPEVVPTAFGDSAVTLECRFWIKPPNVRAKWQAKRAVIHAIKTAYDREGIVIPYPQRQLSRRSAGGPARGRDESDGDRTDEALAFSEDG
- a CDS encoding NAD-dependent epimerase/dehydratase family protein, whose translation is MDSAAIRDRTVLVTGGAGFIGSHLVEALTPHNDVRVLDNFSSGDRAYLPEDVTVVEGDIGDPIALQQAARGVDIIFHHAAMVSVSRSVDAPRQSNETNLDASLLVLEQARQEDARVVAASSAAVYGHPDELPVSESAATEPTSPYGIQKLALDQYARRYAELYDLETVALRYFNAYGPRQQGPYSGVISTFLEQARAGEPITIEGDGQQTRDFVHVSDIVQANLQAATTDAVGEAYNIGTGTRTSIEELAETIKAATDSSSPIVHHDPRPGDIRHSGADISKAKRTLGFEPRVGLENGIQSLVEGTRLPPADTDATVESIGEGSTFS
- a CDS encoding quinone-dependent dihydroorotate dehydrogenase, translated to MTLYSRVRPLAFKLPAETAHDLGKRTLRAAQSTRPTRAALAAAYRYDHPALEVDLFGSTFPNPVGIAAGFDKNAEVTHALEALGFGFVEIGTVTPYPQAGNDRPRLFRLREDEGMINRMGFNGQGMERVKSRLEADGTPEFPLGVNVGKMNSSTEEEAIEDYRRVFDRLSPFADYVVVNVSCPNTPDEFDEASPDHLRAIFETLEAENEGDVPLLVKIGPDEPEESVLELVDIVREFDLDGIVATNTSTTRERLESPNREEWGGLSGTPIEDRSTDVIRTIADYTDCDLPIVGVGGVDSAESAYEKIRAGASLVQLYTGFVYEGPSTAKRINEGLVALLERDGFASVEDAVGADLA